One segment of Streptomyces sp. TG1A-8 DNA contains the following:
- a CDS encoding acetyl-CoA C-acetyltransferase: MPEAVIVSTARSPIGRAFKGSLKDLRPDDLTATVIQAALAKIPELDPRDIDDLMLGCGLPGGEQGNNLGRIVAVQMGMDHLPGCTITRYCSSSLQTSRMALHAIKAGEGDVFISAGVEMVSRFTKGNSDSLPDTHNPLFAEAEARTAAVAQQEGTTWHDPREDGLVPDAYIAMGQTAENLARWKGVSRQEMDEFGVRSQNLAEEAIKNGFWAREITPVTLPDGTVVGKDDGPRPGVTLEGVQGLKPVFRPDGLVTAGNCCPLNDGAAALVIMSDTKARELGLTALARIVSTGVSGLSPEIMGLGPVEASKQALGRAGLTVGDIDLVEINEAFAAQVIPSYQDLGIDLDKLNVNGGAIAVGHPFGMTGARITGTLINSLQFHDKQFGLETMCVGGGQGMAMVIERLS, translated from the coding sequence ATGCCCGAAGCCGTCATCGTCTCGACCGCCCGCTCCCCCATCGGCCGCGCCTTCAAGGGCTCCCTCAAGGACCTGCGCCCGGACGACCTGACCGCGACCGTCATCCAGGCCGCGCTCGCCAAGATCCCCGAGCTGGACCCCCGGGACATCGACGACCTGATGCTGGGCTGCGGCCTGCCGGGCGGCGAGCAGGGCAACAACCTCGGCCGCATCGTCGCCGTGCAGATGGGCATGGACCACCTGCCCGGCTGCACGATCACCCGCTACTGCTCCTCCTCGCTGCAGACCTCCCGCATGGCGCTGCACGCCATCAAGGCCGGCGAGGGCGACGTCTTCATCTCGGCCGGCGTCGAGATGGTCTCCCGGTTCACCAAGGGCAACTCCGACAGCCTCCCCGACACGCACAACCCGCTCTTCGCCGAGGCCGAGGCCCGCACCGCCGCCGTCGCCCAGCAGGAGGGCACGACCTGGCACGACCCGCGCGAGGACGGCCTCGTCCCGGACGCCTACATCGCGATGGGCCAGACCGCCGAGAACCTCGCCCGCTGGAAGGGCGTCAGCCGGCAGGAGATGGACGAGTTCGGCGTCCGCTCGCAGAACCTCGCCGAGGAAGCCATCAAGAACGGCTTCTGGGCCCGTGAGATCACCCCGGTGACCCTGCCCGACGGCACGGTGGTCGGCAAGGACGACGGCCCGCGCCCCGGCGTCACCCTGGAGGGCGTCCAGGGCCTCAAGCCGGTCTTCCGCCCGGACGGACTGGTCACCGCCGGCAACTGCTGCCCGCTCAACGACGGCGCCGCCGCGCTCGTCATCATGTCCGACACCAAGGCCCGCGAGCTGGGCCTCACCGCGCTCGCCCGCATCGTGTCGACCGGCGTCTCCGGCCTGTCCCCGGAGATCATGGGCCTCGGCCCGGTCGAGGCCAGCAAGCAGGCGCTGGGCCGGGCCGGCCTGACCGTCGGCGACATCGACCTGGTCGAGATCAACGAGGCCTTCGCCGCCCAGGTCATCCCCTCCTACCAGGACCTGGGCATCGACCTGGACAAGCTCAACGTCAACGGCGGCGCCATCGCCGTCGGTCATCCCTTCGGCATGACCGGCGCCCGCATCACCGGCACGCTCATCAACTCGCTCCAGTTCCACGACAAGCAGTTCGGCCTGGAGACGATGTGCGTCGGCGGCGGCCAGGGCATGGCGATGGTCATCGAGCGCCTCAGCTGA
- a CDS encoding SGNH/GDSL hydrolase family protein: MTSTSRARVARRIAAGAAYGGGGAGLAGAAAVGLLLAELRQARRRVGNGGGRVPAADGVYGHGYDTPGEPPLRLTMLGDSTAAGQGVHRAGQTPGALLASGLAAVAERPVELRNVALPGARSDDLDRQVALVLSSPAPAPDVCVIMIGANDVTQRMPPTRSVRHLSAAVRRLRTAGAEVVVGTCPDLGTIEPVRQPLRWLARRASRQLAAAQTIGVVGQGGRTVSLGDLLGPEFAANPRELFGPDSYHPSAEGYATAAMAVLPTVCAALGLWPAEEERPDASRREGFLPVARAAAEAASEAGTEVTAAMPTGPRGPWALLKRRRRRRVPEAEPATRPA; encoded by the coding sequence ATGACGAGCACGTCGAGGGCGCGGGTGGCCCGGCGCATCGCAGCCGGAGCGGCTTACGGGGGCGGCGGGGCCGGGCTGGCCGGCGCGGCCGCGGTGGGCCTGCTGCTGGCCGAACTGAGGCAGGCCCGGCGCCGTGTGGGCAACGGCGGCGGCCGGGTACCGGCGGCCGACGGCGTCTACGGGCACGGGTACGACACCCCCGGCGAACCGCCCCTGAGGCTGACCATGCTCGGCGACTCCACCGCCGCCGGGCAGGGCGTGCACCGGGCCGGGCAGACACCGGGCGCGCTGCTCGCGTCGGGACTGGCGGCGGTGGCCGAACGCCCGGTGGAACTGCGCAACGTCGCCCTGCCGGGGGCCCGGTCGGACGACCTGGACCGCCAGGTGGCGCTGGTCCTGTCCTCCCCCGCGCCCGCCCCGGACGTCTGCGTGATCATGATCGGGGCGAACGACGTGACGCAGCGGATGCCGCCGACGCGCTCGGTACGGCACCTGTCGGCGGCGGTACGGCGGCTGCGCACGGCCGGTGCCGAGGTGGTGGTGGGCACCTGCCCCGACCTCGGCACCATCGAGCCGGTGCGGCAGCCGCTGCGCTGGCTGGCCCGGCGGGCCTCGCGGCAGCTGGCGGCGGCGCAGACGATCGGCGTGGTCGGGCAGGGCGGGCGGACCGTGTCGCTGGGCGACCTGCTGGGCCCGGAGTTCGCGGCGAACCCGCGGGAGCTGTTCGGGCCGGACAGCTACCACCCCTCGGCGGAGGGGTACGCCACGGCGGCGATGGCGGTGCTGCCGACGGTGTGCGCGGCGCTGGGGCTGTGGCCGGCGGAGGAGGAGCGGCCGGACGCGTCCCGCCGCGAGGGGTTCCTGCCCGTCGCCCGCGCCGCGGCGGAGGCCGCCTCGGAGGCGGGCACGGAGGTGACGGCGGCGATGCCGACGGGGCCGCGGGGTCCGTGGGCCCTGCTGAAGCGCAGGCGCCGGCGCCGGGTGCCGGAGGCCGAGCCGGCGACCCGGCCGGCGTGA
- a CDS encoding cystathionine beta-synthase: MRFHDSMISLVGDTPLVRLNNVTKGIQATVLAKVEYFNPGGSVKDRIALRMIEAAEQSGELKPGGTIVEPTSGNTGVGLAIVAQQKGYRCIFVCPDKVSTDKINVLRAYGAEVVVCPTAVAPEHPDSYYNVSDRLVRETPGAWKPDQYSNPNNPLSHYHSTGPELWEQTEGRITHFVAGVGTGGTISGTGRYLKDASDGRVQVVGADPEGSVYSGGSGRPYLVEGVGEDFWPSAYDRAVADEIVAVSDKDSFQMTRRLAKEEGLLVGGSCGMAVVAALRVAERLGPDDVVVVLLPDSGRGYLSKIFNDEWMADYGFLEDEGPSARVADVLSDKAHGAIPSLVHMHPEETVGQAIEVLREYGVSQMPVVKPGAGHPDVMAAEVVGSVVERELLDALFSQRASLEDPLEKHMSEPLPQVGSGEPVGDLMSVLGSADAAIVLVEGKPTGVVSRQDLLAFLAKGGNR; encoded by the coding sequence GTGCGATTCCACGACTCGATGATCAGCCTCGTCGGCGACACCCCGCTGGTGCGGCTCAACAACGTGACCAAGGGCATCCAGGCGACCGTCCTGGCCAAGGTGGAGTACTTCAACCCGGGCGGTTCCGTGAAGGACCGCATCGCCCTGCGCATGATCGAGGCCGCCGAGCAGAGCGGGGAACTGAAGCCGGGCGGCACCATCGTCGAGCCGACCAGCGGGAACACCGGTGTGGGCCTGGCCATCGTGGCTCAGCAGAAGGGCTACCGGTGCATCTTCGTCTGCCCCGACAAGGTGAGCACCGACAAGATCAACGTGCTGCGCGCGTACGGCGCCGAGGTCGTCGTCTGCCCGACCGCCGTGGCGCCCGAGCACCCGGACTCCTACTACAACGTCTCCGACCGCCTGGTCCGCGAGACCCCCGGCGCGTGGAAGCCCGACCAGTACTCCAACCCCAACAACCCGCTCTCCCACTACCACTCGACCGGTCCCGAGCTGTGGGAGCAGACGGAGGGGCGGATCACCCACTTCGTGGCGGGCGTCGGTACCGGCGGCACCATCTCCGGCACCGGCCGCTACCTGAAGGACGCCAGCGACGGCCGGGTCCAGGTGGTCGGCGCCGACCCCGAGGGCTCCGTCTACTCCGGCGGCTCCGGCCGGCCCTACCTCGTCGAGGGCGTCGGCGAGGACTTCTGGCCCAGCGCCTACGACCGGGCCGTCGCCGACGAGATCGTCGCGGTCTCCGACAAGGACTCCTTCCAGATGACCCGCCGGCTCGCCAAGGAGGAGGGCCTGCTCGTCGGCGGTTCCTGCGGCATGGCCGTCGTGGCCGCGCTGCGCGTCGCCGAGCGGCTCGGCCCGGACGACGTCGTGGTCGTCCTGCTCCCGGACAGCGGGCGCGGCTACCTCAGCAAGATCTTCAACGACGAGTGGATGGCGGACTACGGCTTCCTGGAGGACGAGGGCCCCAGCGCCCGCGTCGCCGACGTCCTGAGCGACAAGGCCCACGGCGCCATCCCCTCCCTGGTGCACATGCACCCGGAGGAGACCGTCGGCCAGGCCATCGAGGTGCTGCGCGAGTACGGCGTCTCGCAGATGCCGGTCGTCAAGCCGGGCGCCGGCCACCCGGACGTGATGGCCGCCGAGGTCGTCGGGTCGGTCGTGGAACGGGAGCTGCTGGACGCCCTGTTCTCCCAGCGGGCCTCCCTGGAGGACCCGCTGGAGAAGCACATGTCGGAGCCGCTGCCCCAGGTCGGTTCCGGCGAGCCGGTCGGCGACCTGATGTCGGTGCTCGGCTCGGCCGACGCGGCGATCGTCCTGGTCGAGGGCAAGCCCACCGGGGTGGTCAGCCGACAGGACCTGCTGGCCTTCCTGGCCAAGGGCGGCAACAGGTAG
- a CDS encoding MurR/RpiR family transcriptional regulator — protein sequence MSATDSAATRLQALFEGHRLTPTQRRIAHSMVRRAADVPFLSSVELAELAGVSQPSVTRFAVALGFDGYPALRRHLREVVPAEPAPEAGSHNEYQQAVEAEIENLRHLAELLADPRPVREAGRVLAASRPLPVLGLRAAASQAYGFAYFAAKVHPDVRLLNEGGTMIQDRLDAAVRAGATALLCFALPRHPREVVDTLAYARGAGLTVVTVADSAFAPVAGHSDLLLPAAVGTGLAFDTACAPMLLGRVLLEAVCDGLPDAQARLEEFDAHAAARGLFVE from the coding sequence ATGAGCGCGACCGACAGTGCCGCGACCCGGCTGCAGGCGCTCTTCGAGGGCCACCGGCTCACGCCGACCCAGCGCCGCATCGCCCACAGCATGGTGCGGCGTGCCGCCGACGTGCCCTTCCTGTCCAGCGTGGAGCTGGCGGAGCTGGCCGGGGTCAGCCAGCCGTCGGTGACCCGGTTCGCGGTCGCCCTCGGCTTCGACGGCTATCCGGCCCTGCGCAGGCACCTGCGCGAGGTGGTGCCCGCCGAACCCGCCCCCGAGGCGGGTTCCCACAACGAGTACCAGCAGGCCGTCGAGGCCGAGATCGAGAATCTCAGGCACCTCGCGGAACTGCTCGCCGACCCCCGCCCGGTGCGGGAGGCCGGCCGGGTCCTGGCCGCCTCCCGGCCGCTGCCGGTGCTCGGGCTGCGCGCCGCCGCCTCGCAGGCGTACGGCTTCGCGTACTTCGCCGCCAAGGTCCACCCGGACGTCCGGCTGCTCAACGAGGGCGGCACGATGATCCAGGACCGTCTGGACGCGGCCGTCCGCGCGGGCGCCACCGCGCTGCTGTGCTTCGCGCTGCCCCGGCACCCGCGCGAGGTCGTGGACACCCTCGCCTACGCCAGGGGGGCGGGCCTGACCGTCGTCACGGTCGCCGACTCCGCGTTCGCGCCCGTCGCCGGACACTCCGACCTGCTGCTGCCCGCCGCCGTCGGCACCGGGCTCGCCTTCGACACCGCGTGCGCGCCGATGCTGCTCGGGCGGGTGCTGCTGGAGGCGGTCTGCGACGGCCTGCCGGACGCCCAGGCCCGCCTGGAGGAGTTCGACGCCCACGCGGCGGCCCGCGGACTGTTCGTGGAGTGA